The window CTCTCGCTCCGGGGGAGTGCCGCGGGGGACGGCGAGGATGATGATCAGGACCACGGCGAGGGTCGCGATCAGGGCGGCGATGAGGTTCCGGGTGTTCTGGCTCGCCCGATAGGTGCGCGACGACGCGGCCTTGCGATCGGCGGCCTCGTCGGGCGTCTCCGGGCGCCCCAGCTCGGCGACGATCTTCGGATCGCGGGCCATCAGCCCTCCTGTCCGGCCGGGGCGGCCGAGCGGGCGGCGTCGAGACGGCGCTTCGCGCCCCGCAGCCACTCCTCGCAGCGGGCGGCGAGGGCCTCGCCCCGCTCCCAGAGGGCGAGGGAGTGCTCGAGGGTCGGGGTGCCCTGCTCGAGTTCGGCGACGACACGGACGAGCTCGTCGCGGGCCTGCTCGAACGTCATCGCCTGGATGTCGGCCACGTTCGCGCTCGCCCCGGTCATACCCATCATTCTAGTTCGGCTCCGGCGCGCTCATCCCGAGCCGGATCCGGCGCGACGGTGACGTCGGAGACCCCCTCCGACCGCGCGGCGATGATCCCCCGCTCGACGGTGATGACGAGCTTGGTGCCCGCGGGTGCGGCCGTCGCGTCGCGGACGACGCGGCCGTCCTCACCCTGGGCGATGGCGTACCCGCGCGCGAGCGTCGAAGCGGGGGAGAGCGCGCGCAGGGACGCCCGCAGTTCGGCGGTGGCGCGCTCCGCGGTGTGGAGGGCGCGATCGACCACGTCGCGGCCGCGCACCGTGGTCAGCCAGATCTGCTGCGCCCGCGTGTCCACCATCTGCTCGGGCGCACGCAGGACGGGGCGCGATCGCAGCTGCTCCAGCTGGGCGATGTCGTGCGATACGCGCTGGGTCAGGCGCGAGGTCATCCGCGATCGCAGCTGTCCGATCAGCGCGCGCTGCTCGGCGACATCCGGCACCACCCGCTTGGCGGCGTCGGTGGGCGTGGATGCGCGCACGTCGGCGACGTCGTCGAGGAGCGGATGGTCGTTCTCGTGCCCGATGGCGCTGACCACCGGCGTGTTCGCCTCGGCGACCGCACGGAGCAGGCGCTCGTCGCTGAAACCCAGGAGGGTCTGCGGGTCGCCGCCGCCGCGGGCGATGATGATGACGTCGACCCCCGGGTCGGCATCCAGCGCCTTCAGTGCCCCGATGGTCTCGGGCACGCAGCGGTCCCCCTGCACCGCGGCGTAGGCCGTGCGGAAGTCGACCTGCGGCCAGCGGAGCTCGGCGTTGCGGCGCACGTCCTTCTCGGCGTCGGATCGCTCACCGGTGATCAGTCCGATGGTGCGGGGCAGGAACGGAAGGGGCTTCTTGCGGGAGGGATCGAACAATCCCTCGGCGCGCAGCTTCTGCCGGAGCCGCTCGAGCTTCTCGAGCTGGTCGCCGAGACCCACATGCCGCATCGCCGACACCGCGAAGGTGAAGTCGCCCGTGCGGACGAAGTAGTCCGCCTTGACGCACGCGATGACGTGATCGCCCGCCTTCAGGTCCGAGGGAAGACGCTGCAGCGTCGAGGACCACACCCGGAAGGACACGGTGGAGTCGGTCGCGAGGTCCTTCATGCGGCCGAAGACGTTGCCGCCGCGCACATTCCACGAGGTCACCTCGCCCTCGACCCACACCGAGCCCCAGCGATCGATGAACCCCCGGATGGTGTCGTTCAACCGCGAGACCGAGGTCGGCGCCTCCGCTTTCGAATCGCGCGGGTGGACGGAGTCGGGAGGCGGCGCCATTCCCGGCACCGCGGCGGGTTGGAAGGTCGTCATCGGACTCCATCGGTCGATCGGGGTCGTCGGGGGCGGTTGCCCCGTAGAATCAAGGGGATGAGCACTCCGAGCGTGAGCCTTCCCCTTCCCCGCATACCGGGGCGCCGCGGGCGGCTCCAGGATATCCCGGTGTCCGGACCGAAGAAGGTGCTCCTCGCCGCCCCGCGCGGGTACTGCGCCGGCGTCGACCGGGCGGTGATCGCGGTCGAGAAAGCCCTCGAGCGCTACGGCGCTCCGGTGTACGTCCGTAAGCAGATCGTGCACAACATCCACGTCGTCACCGAGCTGGAGCAGAAGGGCGCGATCTTCGTCGAGGAGGTCGACGAGGTCCCCGAGGGTGCGCACGTCGTCTTCAGCGCGCACGGAGTGTCGCCGGCCGTTGTGGCCGCCGCTGCAGATCGCGGACTGCAGGCGATCGATGCCACGTGTCCGCTGGTGACGAAGGTCCACCGCGAGGCCGTGCGGTTCGCCCGCGACGACTTCGAGATCCTGCTGGTCGGCCACGAGGGTCACGAAGAGGTCGAGGGCACAGCGGGTGAGGCCCCCGACCACGTCACGGTGGTGAACTCGCCCGATGAGGCCGACCGGGTCGAGGTCCGTGACCCGTCGAAGGTCGTGTGGCTCTCGCAGACGACGCTCTCCGTCGACGAGACGATGGAGACCGTCCGGCGCCTGCGCACGCGGTTCCCGCAGCTGCAGGACCCGCCCTCCGACGACATCTGCTACGCCACCCAGAACCGGCAGGTCGCGATCAAGAAGGTCGCCAAGGACGCCGACCTCGTCATCGTCGTCGGCTCGGCGAACTCGTCCAACAGCGTCCGCCTCGTCGAGGTCGCCCTCGAGTACGGCGCGAAGGCGGCCTACCGGGTCGACTACGTCGATGAGGTGAAGCAGGAGTGGCTCGACGGCGTGCAGACCGTCGGGGTGACCAGCGGTGCATCCGTGCCCGAGGTGCTCGTCGAGGAGGTGCTCGCCGAGCTTTCCGGCGCCGGTTACCGTGACGTCGAAGAGGTGCGCACGGCCGAGGAGGATCTGATGTTCTCCCTCCCGAAGGAGCTGCGCACCGACCCCGCCGGTCGTCGTGATGCCCGAGCTCTGGGCGGCCGGGGTCGCGCGTGACCGACGGGTCCGACCCGCGGCCGAGGCCGCAGTACGGCGAGTACGCCACGCCCGAGGAACAGCGGGCGCGCATCCAGCAGCCGGACGTCACCGTCGCGCTGGAGACCGGCGCTTCCCCGTCCGATGCCGCGGCCGACGCACCGGCGCAGCCTACGCCGAAGGAAGCCGCTCCCGACGTCATCGCGATGCGACGCCGCTTCTTCGACCGTGTCCTCACGATCGCCCTGCTCGTCTACGCGGTGCTGTCGGTCGCCACGTCGATCCCGGCGCTCGTGGACTACACCGGCTACGTGCAGACGCTCTTCGAGTTCATGGGCATCACCGAGGCTCCCGCAGCGACCGTCGACGGACGTCCGTGGGGCATCGCGGCGTCCCTCGTGCTCGGCGTCGGCCTCCTTCTGACCGCCACGGTGTCGTGGATGATGCTTCAGCGCGGGAAGGTCGCCTTCTGGGTGCCCATCGCGGGAGGAGTGGTCTTCAACCTCCTCTCGGGTGTGCTCCTCATGGTGCCGCTTCTGAGCGCCCCCGCCCTCATGGGGGCGCTGCTGTCGCAGTGACCGACATAGAGCTCGCCCGCATACCGGCCGGCGACCTGATCGAACGAGACGCCCGCGGGCGTGCCCGCGGCGTCATCCGGATGTCGGCCTTCGACATCGGGGTGTTCCCCGTGACGGAAGAGCTCGTCGCCGAGCTCATCGGCGAGGTCGGCCGACATCCCCGACGCCCTGCGACCGCGCTCAGCTGGTTCCGCGCGGTGCGGCTCTGCAACGCCGCGTCCGAGTGGGAGGGCCTGGACCCGGTGTACACCTTCGAGGGCGAGGAGGTCTTGTGGGACCTCGACGCAGACGGTTTCCGGCTGCCGACCGAGCGGGAGTGGGAGTTCGCGTGCCGCGCGGGGTCGCCCTCGCCTCACTACGGGCCGCTCCCCGATGTGGCGTGGACGGCGCTGGACGGCGTCGGAAGCCCGCAGGATGTCGGTGGCAAGCTCCCGAACCTCTTCGGGATCTTCGACACGCTCGGCAACGTCTGGGAGTGGTGCTGGGATCCGTTCGACCCGGACGCGTCCGGCGATGCGCGTGTCATCAGAGGGGGCGGCTTCGCCGACGATGCCTGGTCGGCGCGAGCCGACATCCGCCGCGGCGCACCTGCCCGATCGACCCACGGGGATGTCGGGATCCGATTCGCCCGGAGCAGTTCGTAGGCTGGAGGACATGCCTCGCCTGATCGCCGTCTGCGCCGTTCACCAGCTGCGACCCGACGCCGGGAGCAACGGCGTGACCGCCATCGACAAGCGCCCGGTGGAAGGCCCCGCGGCCGTCGGCCGTTACGGTGTGCGCGGTGACGTCCAGGCCAATCGCACGCACCACGGCGGGCTCGACAAGGCGGTCTACGCCTACGCGGCGGAGGACGCCGCGTTCTGGGAGCGGCAGCTCGGCCGCGAGCTCGCACCGGGATGGTTCGGCGAGAACCTGCGGGTCGAGGGCCTCGACGTCAATGCCGCGCGGGTCGGCGAGATCTGGCGCATCGGCGATCGTCTGGAGCTGGAGGTGACGATGCCCCGCACCCCCTGTGCCACGTTCGCGCGCTGGGTCGGCGGCAGCGACGGGCGAGGCTGGGTCAAGCGCTTCTCGGACGAGGGTCGGTTGGGGGCGTACCTGCGCGTACGGAGGACCGGTTCGGTCGCCGCGGGAGACGTCCTCGACGTCATCGAGCGCCCCGAGGACGCCCCCACTGTGCTGGAGGTCTACCGCGGCGTCTGACCGTCCGGTCCAGATCCGCCGTCAGGCGCCGAGCGACTTGCCCGCCGACCCCAGCTGCTGGGTCGCCTCGACCACGCGCGCGGCCATGGCCGACTCGGCGACCTTGCCCCACGCACGCGGGTCGTACTGCTTCTTGTTCCCGACCTCGCCGTCGACCTTGAGGACGCCGTCATAGTTGACGAACATGAACCCCGCCACCGACCGGGTGAAGGCGTATTGCGTGTCGGTGTCGATGTTCATCTTCACCACGCCGTTCGCCACGGCCAGGGCGATCTCCTCGTCGCTGGATCCGCTGCCGCCGTGGAAGACGAGGTCGAGCGGCTTGGGAGCCGTCCCGAAGCGCGAAGCGATGCCCTCCTGGATCTCGCCGAGAAGCTCGGGGCGGAGCTTGACGTTGCCGGGCTTGTACACGCCGTGGACGTTTCCGAAGGTGAGCGCGGAGATGTAGCGACCGTTCTCGCCGAGCCCCAGGGCCTCGACCGCCTTGGTGACATCGCCCACGGTCGTGTACAGCGCCTCGTTGGAGCCCTCGTGGGCGACACCGTCCTCCTCGCCCCCGACGACGCCGACCTCGATCTCGAGGATCGCGTTGATGTTCTTCAGGCGCGGCAGAAGGTCCTTCGCGATGTCGATGTTCTCATCCAGCGGCACGGCCGAACCGTCCCACATGTGCGACTGGAAGATCGGGTTCCGGCCCGCCCTGACCTCTTCCTCCGACGCCTCGATGAGCGGCAGCACGAAGTTCGGCAGCGCTTCCTTCGGGCAGTGGTCGGTGTGGAGGGCCACGGTGACGGGGTAGTTCTTGGCGACCTCGGTGGCGAACTTGGCGAAGGCGAGGGCGCCGGCCGCGCGAGCCTTGACGGTGTGACCGGCGAAGTAGTCGGCGCCGCCGGTGGTGACCTGGATGATGCCGTCCGAACCGGCCTCGGTCAGACCCTGGAGCACCGCGTTGATCGTCTGCGAGCTCGACACGTTGATCGCCGGGTACGCGAACCCACCGGCCTTGGCGCGGTCGAGCATGTCGGCGTACTGATCCGGGGTGGCGACGGGCATGAGGACTCCTTGTTGTCGAGTGGCCTGATCATCGAGTGGCCGGGAGGCGTTGTCGAGTGGCCTGGAGGGAGAGGTCGTGCGGCTCCGCGCAAACGCGGGTCGATCGAAACTCTAGCGAAGGCGTCGTCCTCGTGCCCGCCGCCTGCGCGCCCCCGGAGCGGCGGGGACTTTCCGCTGCGGAAAGATCCGGCGTTCCTTCGAGAGCCGCTCCGAGCAGGAACCGTCGCGCGCCGCGCGGGCTGGATAGGCTGACCCTATGGTGAGCATCACCGGCGACATGAGCCCCCTGCACCCCGACCGCAACCTCGCGCTGGAACTGGTGAGGGCCACCGAGGCGGCAGCCATCCGCGCCGTGCCCTTCATCGGGCGGGGCATGAAGGAAGCCGCCGACGGCGCCGCTGTCGACGCGATGCGGGCCTTCCTCACGACGGTGAACTTCGACGGCACCATCGTCATCGGCGAGGGCGAGAAGGATGAGGCGCCGATGCTGTTCAACGGCGAGCGGGTGGGAAACGGCCGCGGCCCCCAGTGCGACATCGCCGTCGACCCCATCGACGGCACGTCGCTGACGGCGGCGGGGCGCAACAACGCGCTGTCGGTGATCGCGGTGTCCGACCGCGGCTCGATGCTCGACGCGTCGGCGGTGTTCTACATGGACAAGCTCGTCACCGGTCCCGCCGGTGTCGGCGTGGTCGACATCCGCCTCCCCATCGGTGAGAACATCCGGCGGCTGGCCGCGGCGCTGGGCAAGCCGGTGGACGAGGTCGTCGTGTCGGTGCTGAACCGTCCGAGGCACGAGCAGCTGATCGCCGACATCCGCGAGGCCGGCGCGGGAACGCGCCTGATGAGCGACGGCGACGTGGCCGGTGGGATCAATGCGGCGCGCCACAATGCGCGCACCGACATGTGCGTCGGAATCGGGGGGAGCCCCGAGGGGATCGTCACCGCCTGCGCCATCAAGGCTCTCGGCGGCCACGTCCAGGGTGTGCTCTGGCCTCGCGATGACGACGAAAAGCAGAAGGGCATCGACGCCGGGCTGCTGCTGGACGGCCACGTCTACGAGGCGGACGATCTGGTGCGGGGGAGCAACACGATCTTCGTCGCCACCGGTGTGACCGACGGCCAGCTCGTCGATGGCGTGCGGCGCGAGGGAGACCACGTCTACACCGAGAGCGTCGTGCTCCGCGGGGCGTCCGGGACGCTCCGGCGCATCACGTCGGAGCATCTGACCTCGAAGTGGCTGTGATCAAGACGCCGTCGCGCGGGCGGCGGACGCGCGGCGAACTTTAGCGAATCGCCGATCGTGACGCAGTCGTGACGGGCTCGCGCGGGTGGGTCTGGCACAATTGGTCGCAGTGCCAACGGAGTCACGTGTCGTTCGTCCACAGCAGGGAGTCACTCCATGTCGGTACAGTCCGTGGGTCCGCAGACGGGAGCTCAGGCGGTCATCGCCGATGCCGTCGACCCCGCCCGCCGTCCTGATGTGCTGTTCCGGGTGCGCCGGGATGAAGACCATCAGCTCTCGCCGTGGTGGATGATCGGCGCCTTCGTCGGCGTTTCGGTCGCGGTGATCACCCTCCTGAGCTTCGTTCCCGGCGGAGCCTGATCGCACGTCGTCGCCGCCCCGGCGGCGGCACGAACGGGACGATCAGTCCGGCCTCGTCCCGAGTCGGTCCCTCAGCACGCCGATATCGGCGGTGACCCCGGGCGCGTCGGTGGTCAGGAGCTCGGGGGCGGTGAATCTGCGTGGTCCGGTCTCGATGGCCGTCGGCGCCCGGAGGCCATCGATCTTGGTCTCGTCGATGCCGGGGAACTTCCTCGCGGTCACGAGGACACGGGACTCCAGCGATCCGACCAGGCCGTTGTATGCGTCGACGGTGCGTTCGAGTGCCCGGCGCAGATCGTCGGCGTGACCCGTGAGGGTTCCGAGCCGGTCGTAGAGCTGGGTGCCGAGGTCGAACAGCGCGCGGGCGTCGGCTGACACGTCCTGCTGCGTCCAGGTGTAGGCGACCGTCTTGAGCACCGCCCACAGGTTGACCGGCGATGCGATCGCCACGCGCCGACCGAAGGCGTAGTCCAGCAGCGACGGGTCGTCCTCCAGCGCCGCGGCGAGCAGCGATTCGCTCGGCATGAAGCAGATGACGAACTCGGGGCTCGAGTCCAGACCCGCCCAATAGGCCTTCTTCGCCAACGCATCCACGTGCGCGCGGACGGCCTTGACATGCTTGTCCCGCAGTGCGCGACGACGCACCGCCTGCTCTCCGGAGGAGCCGTCGGGGATCGCAGACGCCTCGAGGTAGGCGTCGAGCGGCACCTTGGCGTCCACGGGGATCGCCTTGCCGCCGGGGAGGCGGATCACCATGTCGGGACGCCCGCCACCGGCATCCGTGCGGATCGCGCTCTGCAGATCGAAGTCCACGTGCCGGGTCAGCCCCGCAGCTTCGACGACGCGGCGAAGCTGCGTCTCGCCCCACACGCCTCGCGTCGTGCCCGACCGCAGCGCAGAGGCGAGCGATTCGGTCGTCGCTCGCAGGGCCTCGTCGGACTGCTGCGCGCGTCGCAGCTGCTCGGCGAGGCTGCCGAACTGCTCCTGCCGCTCCCGTTCGATCTGGCCGACCCGATGCTGCATGGTCTGAAGGGTCTCGGCCACCGGTGCGAGGGCGCGAAGGACCGCCTGTTCGCGGCGCTCTCGCTCTTCGCGCGTCGCCTGCTCGGCCCGGGACTGGGCCACGACGTCGCGGTAGAGCCGCATCTGCTCGGCCAGCTGCCCGTCGAGCGAGGCGCCCCTGGCCTCCGAGGCCGCCAACCGCTCGCGCAGGCCGGCCGTTCGGTTCTGCGCGCGCATCGCCGCGGCCGTCCAGCCGGCGAGGGCCCCCGCGAGGAGGCTCGCGGTGACGAGAAGGGGAAGGAGGAGGGCGTCCATGTCCTCACCCTGCCCGAGGGGTCGGACATCGGCCCCGCGACGCGCGCGAGCTCGCGCTCAGGCGACCGCGCCGAACGACACGGAGGGTCGCGGCGCCGGCGCGGCGACGCTGGCGATCTGCGACACCCGGACCCCCGTCCACGTCGCGAGGTCGTCCATGTCGTCGGCGGCGACACGCCGGGCCGCGTCGATCATCACGTGCGCACACGCGAGCGCGTCCGCAACGGCATTGTGGTGGGCGAACTCGGCGAACCCCGCCTCCGCTGCGACGTAGGGGAGGCGGTAGGACGGCAGCTGGTAGACCTTCCGGGCCACCTGGAGGCTGCACACGTAGCGATACGGCGGGCAGTCGTCGCCGGTCGCCTCGCAGGCGCGCGCGAGCACGGCCATGTCGAAGCCGGCATTGTGGGCCACCAGGACATCGCTCCCCGCGAAAGCGGCGAGGTCACCCAGCTGCTGCGACCAGGTGGGGGCATCGACGATGTCGGCCGGGCGAATGCCGTGGATGCGCATGTTGATGTCGAAGAAGTGATCGTGGCCCGCGGGCGGGCGGATGAGCCATCCCGCCGTGGCGACGACCTCACCGTCGCGCACCCGCGCGAGACCGACCGCGCATGCCGAGGCGCTGCTGGAGTTCGCCGTCTCGAAGTCGATCGCGGTGAAGTCCAGGGGCACCTCTTCACCCTCATCGTCCTTCGGCCGGGTGCGTCCGAGGCGCGCCGGAGTTCGAGGGATCGCCTCGGCGTAGGCTCGGAGCATGGCGAGCCGCGAGGAGATGTCGACGTCATTCGGGCGTGACGCCGCCCGGTACGAGAGCGGACGTCCCGACTACCCCGCCGAGGCGGTCGCGTGGCTCCTCGAGCCCGTCGTCGTCCCCGGTCGGCGACCTCGCGTCGCCGACGTCGGCGCGGGGACGGGCAAGCTCACCAGGGCCCTCCGAGAGCTCGAGGCCGAGGTCGTCGCGGTCGATCCCGATGCCGCGATGCTCGCGGAACTGCGTCGACGCGTCTCCGGAACCCCCGCCTACGTCGGAACGGCGGAGCGCATGCCGCTCCCCGACGCATCGGTCGACGCGGTCGTCGCCGGTCAGGCGTGGCACTGGGTCGATCCTGTCGCCGGCGCCGCCGAAGCGGGCCGGGTCCTGCGGCGAAGCGGCGTCCTCGGTCTCATCTGGAACGTCCGCGACGACGGTGTCGCCTGGGTGCGACGCCTCACCGGGATCATGCACGGCTCCGCCGCGGAGCAGCTCGTCGCCGAGGGCGGCCCGCAGCCGCATCCGCCCTTCGCCTCCTTCCAGAGCAGGGTCTGGGAATGGGGCCGACCGCTCGGCCGGGAAATGTTCCTCGACATGGTCGCCTCGCGCAGCTACGTCATCACGGCCGGTGAGACCGCCCGCCGGAGCATCCTCGATGAGGTCGGCGAGCTGTTCGACGAGCTCGCCGACGACGGCGTCGTCACCCTTCCCTACCGCACCGAGGCATTCCGTGCGGTGGCCGCCCGCTGATCACGTCGGGAACAGGACGCACCGCCGGTAGGCTGGACTCCCGTGGCTCTCACCATCGGAATCGTCGGTCTTCCCAACGTCGGCAAGTCGACGCTCTTCAACGCCCTCACCAAGAACCAGGTTCTCGCGGCGAACTATCCGTTCGCGACGATCGAGCCGAACGTCGGGGTGGTGAATCTGCCGGATCCGCGTCTGGACGCCCTCGCCGAGGTCTTCCACAGCGAGCGGGTGGTGCCGGCGGCGGTGTCGTTCGTCGACATCGCCGGGATCGTCCGCGGCGCGAGCGAAGGGGAGGGGCTGGGGAACCAGTTCCTCGCCAACATCCGTGAGGCCGACGCGATCGCCCAGGTCGTGCGCGGGTTCGCCGACGATGACGTGGTGCACGTCGACGGAGCGGTCAACCCCGCCGGCGACATGGAGACGATCAACGCAGAGCTGCAGCTGGCCGACCTCCAGACCCTGGAGAAGGCGATCACCCGGTACGAGAAGGAGGTCAAGGGCAAGAAGCTCGACCCCGTCGTGCTCGAGACCGCCGTCGCCGCGCAGGACGCTCTCCACAAGGGCGTACTGCTCTCGGCCTCGGGGCTGGATCTGTCGCCCATCCGGGAGCTGGGCCTCCTGACGGCCAAGCCCTTCATCTTCGTCTTCAACGTCGACGAGGCCGTCCTCACCGACGATGCACGCAAGGCCGAGCTCGCCGCCCTCGTGGCTCCCGCGCAGGCGGTGTTCCTCGACGCGAAGATCGAGTCGGAGTTGATCGACCTCGACCCCGAGGACGCCGCGGAGCTGCTGGCCTCCACGGGGCAGACCGAGTCAGGACTCGACCAGCTCGCCCGGATCGGCTTCGACACCCTCGGCCTGCAGACGTATCTCACCGCCGGACCCAAGGAAGCGCGAGCCTGGACGATCGGCAAGGGCTGGAAGGCGCCGCAGGCGGCCGGTGTCATCCACACCGACTTCGAGAAGGGTTTCATCAAGGCGGAGGTGATCTCCTTCGACGACCTTGTCGCGCTGGGCTCCGTCGCCGAAGCCCGTGCGAAGGGCAAGGCGCGCCTGGAGGGCAAGGACTACGTCATGCAGGACGGCGACGTCGTGGAGTTCCGCTTCAACAACTGAATCGGCGCTCAGTCCGCTTCGCGCGCGGCGTAGACGACCCGGTTGTCCACGTACGATCCGGCGTCGGAGTCGAAGACCCCGCCGCAGGTGATGAGGCGAAGCTCGTCCGAAGAGACCGCCCCGAACACGGCCGCGGTGGGGAAAGCGGACTTCGGGTAGTCCGCGGTCTGGGTGACCACATACGTGTGCACGGTGCCGGCGGCATCCGCGACATCGACCCGGTCGCCGATCTGCACCTCGCGAAGACGGACGAACACGGCGGGGCCGGTCGGCGAGTCGACGTGCCCGGCGATCACCACCGGACCGGTACCACCGGGTCTGCCGCCGCCCGTGAACCATCCCGCTGCGTCGAAGTCCGCGGGAACCTCCATCGAACCGTCGGTGTTCAGACCGAGGTCGATGAGCGGCTCGTCCAGTCCGATGGAGGGCACCGAGACCCGCGTCGGCGGCAGCGCCGTCGCAGCCGGCTCCGATGACGCCGACGGCTCCGGTGACGCCGTCGGCGTCGAGACCGACGGCCCAGGCACCTCCGACACGGCGGGTGCGGACGCCCCCGCGCCCGCGCCCGCCGTGCAGGCGGTGGCGCTGCCGATCGCCAGGGCCACCACGACCGCGAGCGCGCCGCGCGACGTCCATCCCCCCCGGAATGGACGTCGCACAGCCGACCGCGCTCGGGTCATCGCACGGCGGCCTGCCGGCGCCGAGCCACCACGACCGCCGCGCCGAGCCCGAGTCCCGCCACTCCCAGGGCAGCTGCGCCCACGCCGAGCGGAGAGACGCCGCTGTCGGCGGTGCCACCGGCTCCGGTGTCCACACCGCCGACGGGGATGGCGGAGAGCTGGCCGCGCACCACACCCGCCACGAAGTCGACCGTGTGCGAGTCGCCGGTGAATCCGGCCGGGTTGGCTTCGATCTCGGCAAGCGAGAAGCCCTCGCCGCTGTCGACGCCGTCGACCATCACGCCGGTGGTGAAGGGTCCCTGAAGGCACCCCGATGACGTGCGCGGTCCGTCACCGACGGGCTCGGGGTTGGGGAACGCGATGCGCGGGGGCCCCGGCTGACCCGCTGCCGCCTCGTGGATGTGCGTGGCGGTCTTCGCGGGGCTCTGATAGTCGCCGCTCACGCCTTCCAACCGGATGTCGTAGCAGATGATCTCGAGCTCGGAGTTGATGCGGAACGTGAATGTTCCCGTCGCGCCCTCCTGCCCGGGGGTGACGACGCCGTCGGGATTGACGACCTGGTCGGGTGTCGCCATCACCGTGAAGGCGCTCGTGAACGTGCTGGGCTCCTCGACCTCGGTCTCGGCGTGCGCAGGCATTGCGACGGCCAGGGCGGCCACGCCGGCCAGAGCGCCGATCGTCACGAGCCGGGCGGATGTCTTCTTCGTCATATCCTCGAACCTTCCGATCAGGACGCGCGGTCGCATCCGTTGTCGGGTTCTACGAGGGGGCCTGCCGATACGTTCATCGACCGCGGGAAAAACTTCCGCCCGAGTGAATGAAAGACCCGCGCCGCGGGTATCCCCTGATGATCGATCGCCGCGCACCGGCCGGCGCGTGGCGGTCGTTAGCCTGTGAGGAGGCGAGGTGGGAGACACCGCACGACGGGGCGAGGGGGAGCGGATGACCTCGGAGCGGCGCCCCCCGGATGACTTCGACGCGCGACGGGCGTTCGCCGAGAACGGCAGCG of the Microbacterium invictum genome contains:
- a CDS encoding exodeoxyribonuclease VII small subunit — protein: MTGASANVADIQAMTFEQARDELVRVVAELEQGTPTLEHSLALWERGEALAARCEEWLRGAKRRLDAARSAAPAGQEG
- the xseA gene encoding exodeoxyribonuclease VII large subunit, translated to MTTFQPAAVPGMAPPPDSVHPRDSKAEAPTSVSRLNDTIRGFIDRWGSVWVEGEVTSWNVRGGNVFGRMKDLATDSTVSFRVWSSTLQRLPSDLKAGDHVIACVKADYFVRTGDFTFAVSAMRHVGLGDQLEKLERLRQKLRAEGLFDPSRKKPLPFLPRTIGLITGERSDAEKDVRRNAELRWPQVDFRTAYAAVQGDRCVPETIGALKALDADPGVDVIIIARGGGDPQTLLGFSDERLLRAVAEANTPVVSAIGHENDHPLLDDVADVRASTPTDAAKRVVPDVAEQRALIGQLRSRMTSRLTQRVSHDIAQLEQLRSRPVLRAPEQMVDTRAQQIWLTTVRGRDVVDRALHTAERATAELRASLRALSPASTLARGYAIAQGEDGRVVRDATAAPAGTKLVITVERGIIAARSEGVSDVTVAPDPARDERAGAELE
- a CDS encoding 4-hydroxy-3-methylbut-2-enyl diphosphate reductase → MSTPSVSLPLPRIPGRRGRLQDIPVSGPKKVLLAAPRGYCAGVDRAVIAVEKALERYGAPVYVRKQIVHNIHVVTELEQKGAIFVEEVDEVPEGAHVVFSAHGVSPAVVAAAADRGLQAIDATCPLVTKVHREAVRFARDDFEILLVGHEGHEEVEGTAGEAPDHVTVVNSPDEADRVEVRDPSKVVWLSQTTLSVDETMETVRRLRTRFPQLQDPPSDDICYATQNRQVAIKKVAKDADLVIVVGSANSSNSVRLVEVALEYGAKAAYRVDYVDEVKQEWLDGVQTVGVTSGASVPEVLVEEVLAELSGAGYRDVEEVRTAEEDLMFSLPKELRTDPAGRRDARALGGRGRA
- a CDS encoding DUF6264 family protein codes for the protein MTDGSDPRPRPQYGEYATPEEQRARIQQPDVTVALETGASPSDAAADAPAQPTPKEAAPDVIAMRRRFFDRVLTIALLVYAVLSVATSIPALVDYTGYVQTLFEFMGITEAPAATVDGRPWGIAASLVLGVGLLLTATVSWMMLQRGKVAFWVPIAGGVVFNLLSGVLLMVPLLSAPALMGALLSQ
- a CDS encoding formylglycine-generating enzyme family protein, whose protein sequence is MTDIELARIPAGDLIERDARGRARGVIRMSAFDIGVFPVTEELVAELIGEVGRHPRRPATALSWFRAVRLCNAASEWEGLDPVYTFEGEEVLWDLDADGFRLPTEREWEFACRAGSPSPHYGPLPDVAWTALDGVGSPQDVGGKLPNLFGIFDTLGNVWEWCWDPFDPDASGDARVIRGGGFADDAWSARADIRRGAPARSTHGDVGIRFARSSS
- a CDS encoding MOSC domain-containing protein translates to MPRLIAVCAVHQLRPDAGSNGVTAIDKRPVEGPAAVGRYGVRGDVQANRTHHGGLDKAVYAYAAEDAAFWERQLGRELAPGWFGENLRVEGLDVNAARVGEIWRIGDRLELEVTMPRTPCATFARWVGGSDGRGWVKRFSDEGRLGAYLRVRRTGSVAAGDVLDVIERPEDAPTVLEVYRGV
- the fbaA gene encoding class II fructose-bisphosphate aldolase, which produces MPVATPDQYADMLDRAKAGGFAYPAINVSSSQTINAVLQGLTEAGSDGIIQVTTGGADYFAGHTVKARAAGALAFAKFATEVAKNYPVTVALHTDHCPKEALPNFVLPLIEASEEEVRAGRNPIFQSHMWDGSAVPLDENIDIAKDLLPRLKNINAILEIEVGVVGGEEDGVAHEGSNEALYTTVGDVTKAVEALGLGENGRYISALTFGNVHGVYKPGNVKLRPELLGEIQEGIASRFGTAPKPLDLVFHGGSGSSDEEIALAVANGVVKMNIDTDTQYAFTRSVAGFMFVNYDGVLKVDGEVGNKKQYDPRAWGKVAESAMAARVVEATQQLGSAGKSLGA
- the glpX gene encoding class II fructose-bisphosphatase; translation: MVSITGDMSPLHPDRNLALELVRATEAAAIRAVPFIGRGMKEAADGAAVDAMRAFLTTVNFDGTIVIGEGEKDEAPMLFNGERVGNGRGPQCDIAVDPIDGTSLTAAGRNNALSVIAVSDRGSMLDASAVFYMDKLVTGPAGVGVVDIRLPIGENIRRLAAALGKPVDEVVVSVLNRPRHEQLIADIREAGAGTRLMSDGDVAGGINAARHNARTDMCVGIGGSPEGIVTACAIKALGGHVQGVLWPRDDDEKQKGIDAGLLLDGHVYEADDLVRGSNTIFVATGVTDGQLVDGVRREGDHVYTESVVLRGASGTLRRITSEHLTSKWL
- a CDS encoding UDP-N-acetylmuramyl pentapeptide phosphotransferase, producing MSVQSVGPQTGAQAVIADAVDPARRPDVLFRVRRDEDHQLSPWWMIGAFVGVSVAVITLLSFVPGGA